The Kocuria sp. TGY1127_2 genome includes a window with the following:
- a CDS encoding ferritin — protein MKMSTDLEKKFQDQITLEFEASITYRQLAIEADEQDLPGIAAWLRHQADEEVVHANKFIEHLSDRGNHAEIGQISAPSVKTGLSVLEIFEAALAHEEKVSQSIRDLYREADAEGDYDSRPLLNWFVDEQIEEEATASEIIGRIKLTDGDGSGILRLDAELGKRPEEGTEDD, from the coding sequence ATGAAGATGTCTACAGACCTTGAAAAGAAATTCCAGGACCAAATCACTCTCGAGTTCGAAGCCTCGATCACCTACCGTCAGCTGGCCATCGAGGCCGATGAGCAGGACCTCCCCGGTATTGCCGCGTGGCTTCGCCACCAGGCGGACGAGGAAGTCGTTCACGCCAACAAGTTCATCGAGCACCTCTCGGATCGCGGCAACCACGCCGAGATCGGCCAGATCAGCGCGCCCTCGGTGAAGACCGGGCTGTCCGTGTTGGAGATCTTCGAGGCCGCGCTGGCCCACGAAGAGAAGGTTTCCCAGTCGATTCGCGACCTCTACCGCGAAGCCGACGCCGAGGGCGACTACGATTCTCGTCCTTTGCTCAACTGGTTCGTTGATGAGCAGATCGAAGAAGAGGCCACCGCCTCCGAGATCATCGGCCGCATCAAGCTGACCGACGGCGACGGCTCCGGAATCCTCCGCCTCGACGCAGAACTCGGCAAGCGCCCCGAAGAGGGCACCGAAGACGACTAA
- a CDS encoding cold-shock protein gives MATGTVKWFNVEKGYGFIAPDDQSSDLFAHYSAIEGSGFRGLEEGQAVEYQAEQGPKGLQATSIRVL, from the coding sequence ATGGCTACAGGCACCGTAAAATGGTTCAACGTCGAAAAGGGCTACGGCTTCATCGCTCCCGATGACCAGTCCAGCGATCTCTTCGCTCACTACAGCGCCATCGAGGGCTCCGGCTTCCGCGGCCTCGAAGAGGGCCAGGCTGTTGAGTACCAGGCCGAGCAGGGCCCCAAGGGTCTCCAGGCTACGAGCATCCGCGTTCTCTAA
- a CDS encoding SDR family NAD(P)-dependent oxidoreductase has product MNDSTVSPSSISESLAEIRRLASTEPDRPIAVVTGASGGIGSQVARDLSHDHIVVAIGRNKDRLEQVKADSGPESTIVPLVLDLDDVENIAETLGGLPRVDALINAAAVAPRFTLEDARPSDWEAALRTNVTAPAEVTRSVLPQLRDSKGTVVFLGSGASRASNQYNVIYSATKHALQATADGFRKQVSENGIRVATVAPGPTDTPMVRWDDEYPKAEPPTFIDPATVARSIRHVIDAPDDTQITEVWVRPRIEAK; this is encoded by the coding sequence ATGAACGATTCGACCGTTTCACCGAGCTCCATTTCGGAGTCCCTTGCCGAAATCCGACGCCTCGCCTCCACAGAACCCGATCGCCCGATCGCCGTGGTCACCGGGGCCTCAGGTGGCATCGGCTCACAGGTCGCACGGGATCTTTCGCACGATCACATCGTCGTCGCTATTGGGCGCAACAAAGATCGACTTGAGCAGGTCAAAGCCGACAGCGGCCCCGAGAGCACCATCGTGCCGCTGGTTCTCGACCTCGACGACGTTGAAAACATCGCGGAAACCCTCGGCGGGCTTCCGCGGGTGGATGCATTGATCAACGCTGCCGCCGTCGCTCCCAGGTTCACGCTCGAGGACGCCCGCCCTTCCGACTGGGAAGCGGCCCTTCGCACCAACGTGACCGCACCTGCGGAAGTCACACGCTCAGTTCTCCCTCAGTTGCGCGACTCCAAAGGAACCGTGGTGTTCCTCGGCTCGGGGGCGTCCCGCGCGTCCAACCAGTACAACGTGATTTATTCGGCCACCAAGCACGCGCTGCAAGCGACAGCGGACGGTTTCCGGAAACAAGTCTCCGAGAACGGCATCCGCGTGGCGACCGTCGCGCCCGGGCCGACCGACACGCCCATGGTCCGTTGGGACGACGAATATCCGAAGGCCGAGCCGCCGACATTCATCGACCCCGCGACCGTGGCGCGCTCGATTCGCCACGTCATCGACGCCCCTGACGACACCCAGATCACCGAGGTTTGGGTTAGGCCCCGTATAGAGGCCAAGTGA
- a CDS encoding glycosyltransferase family 4 protein has product MKILLVTHYYRPEIGAPQRRWDSFVKHWLRDGHEVTVITALPHYPIPRHTASLRRGTKAFSPQKGVYGETVIRLPYFSHGYGIVSRTVDHFVVAGLSVVAGIPLARHRYDAVIVTVPALASLIPGHLASWVFRAPLIIEMRDAWPDLVTYTGGIKNSNGLVAKARAATHNLVTRSQIRSKHVVTTSFRFADVLRSRGAEHVTVIRNGADLEAIPVTGRPHFRRGRLKVLYLGTLGRSQGLGAVIDAAGMAAAGGVDIELRLVGDGVAREQLIERARESQASISILDMVRPEEVWRHYEWADTVVVSLTGWAPFEWTVPSKLYEVLATNRHVSAMLAGEAAQIVRESGAGFVCEPGDSKALGWHWVDMAQDPSRMDHGDAGREWVRNQSDSVQLSDEYLDVVRATTCRSSG; this is encoded by the coding sequence GTGAAAATTCTGCTCGTCACTCATTATTACCGTCCAGAGATTGGGGCTCCTCAGCGGCGCTGGGACAGCTTTGTGAAGCATTGGCTTCGGGACGGGCATGAAGTAACTGTGATTACCGCCCTTCCTCACTATCCGATTCCTCGCCATACAGCCAGCCTTCGACGCGGAACCAAGGCTTTCTCCCCACAAAAAGGTGTGTACGGCGAAACGGTAATCCGTCTACCTTATTTTTCTCATGGCTACGGAATCGTCTCCAGAACGGTAGACCATTTCGTGGTTGCAGGCCTGAGCGTTGTGGCAGGGATTCCACTGGCCCGTCACCGCTACGATGCGGTGATCGTAACCGTGCCCGCGCTCGCTTCTCTGATCCCAGGACATCTGGCTTCCTGGGTATTCAGGGCTCCTCTGATCATCGAGATGCGCGACGCATGGCCGGACCTGGTTACTTACACGGGTGGGATCAAGAATTCGAATGGCTTGGTGGCCAAGGCGCGAGCTGCCACTCACAATCTCGTCACGCGATCCCAGATCAGATCCAAGCACGTGGTTACTACGAGTTTTCGGTTCGCCGACGTACTGAGATCCAGGGGTGCCGAACACGTGACCGTGATTCGCAATGGGGCGGATCTGGAAGCGATACCGGTCACGGGCCGCCCGCACTTCCGCCGGGGACGTCTCAAGGTCTTGTATTTGGGTACCCTCGGGCGCAGTCAGGGTCTGGGCGCCGTGATCGATGCGGCCGGCATGGCTGCCGCTGGGGGTGTGGACATCGAATTGAGGCTCGTGGGCGACGGGGTTGCCAGAGAACAACTGATCGAAAGGGCCAGAGAGTCTCAAGCATCCATCAGCATCCTGGACATGGTTCGGCCTGAAGAAGTGTGGCGGCACTACGAATGGGCGGATACCGTCGTCGTGTCGCTCACGGGGTGGGCGCCGTTCGAGTGGACCGTCCCGTCCAAGCTCTATGAAGTCTTGGCCACCAACCGACATGTGTCAGCGATGCTCGCGGGAGAAGCCGCTCAAATCGTCCGGGAGTCCGGCGCGGGATTCGTTTGCGAGCCCGGAGACTCGAAGGCGCTGGGCTGGCACTGGGTCGACATGGCTCAAGATCCTTCCCGAATGGACCACGGTGACGCGGGGCGAGAGTGGGTTCGCAACCAATCCGACTCCGTGCAGCTCAGTGACGAGTATTTGGACGTGGTCCGCGCGACGACATGCCGATCCTCCGGATAG
- a CDS encoding glycosyltransferase family 4 protein — translation MLTRTALQHAWDDPVHLMVQGSRRLPRRLAQIFRILMRALPIAGLRALSAYSDGDVEKARSLAAAVLSGSTRGFEYRLAAEVALEVGAVAVDLATLPSATRARAAWKRGNMSESICILEADSQGHERMSGRLRSEAETMDPEFLLQTPSAVANPRVSWPTGTPPRAFHVLTSSLPHTQSGYTLRTHRLLYALSQRGLAVQAVTRLGYPAMIGIPHGRDDQEIDGVRYRRILRSRLDHGLAARLQQQVDIMAPMVRSFRPTLLHCTTNYTNALMTDALARGFDLPWIYEVRGLLEETWAAGRESIDARVEARLSERFLALRLQETRMMHRADHVVTLSEVMKTEIVKRGVPAEKVTVVPNGVAPEFFDERRISSEVREANGLPEGGFWVGSVSSLVDYEGFDVLLRAVAIARQQGTDLRVLLAGDGASRPSLEKLAQDLGISASVTFTGRVGSGTARAYHRCLDLFCVPRTNAEVCRMVTPLKPIEAFAAGTQVLMSDVPPLRELAEGAYGVQANRALFVPGAVGELAAKLKAASAGTVWSEELRDAGRNFACERTWARNAATIEMVYTAMSRA, via the coding sequence TTGTTGACACGCACCGCGCTGCAACATGCCTGGGACGACCCGGTTCACCTGATGGTTCAAGGGTCTCGGAGACTGCCGCGCAGACTGGCGCAGATTTTTCGCATCCTCATGCGAGCGTTGCCGATTGCCGGTTTACGGGCGTTGTCCGCCTATTCCGATGGCGACGTGGAGAAAGCCCGCAGCCTGGCCGCGGCGGTTTTATCGGGATCGACGCGGGGTTTCGAGTACCGTCTCGCAGCGGAGGTAGCTCTCGAGGTCGGCGCGGTTGCAGTGGACCTGGCGACACTGCCTTCAGCAACTCGTGCTCGCGCCGCCTGGAAGCGAGGGAACATGTCGGAATCAATATGTATCCTCGAGGCTGATTCGCAGGGACACGAGCGAATGTCCGGCAGACTGCGCAGCGAAGCGGAAACCATGGATCCCGAATTTCTCCTGCAGACACCTAGTGCAGTGGCGAATCCGAGAGTCAGCTGGCCGACGGGTACGCCACCTCGGGCGTTTCACGTATTGACCAGTTCTCTTCCGCATACACAGTCCGGCTACACCCTGCGAACTCATCGCCTTCTGTACGCATTGTCCCAACGAGGACTGGCCGTCCAGGCCGTTACCCGATTGGGTTATCCCGCGATGATTGGAATTCCGCACGGCCGGGATGATCAAGAGATCGATGGCGTCCGGTACCGGAGGATACTTCGGTCTCGTTTGGATCATGGACTGGCAGCCCGTCTGCAACAACAGGTTGACATCATGGCCCCGATGGTCAGAAGCTTTCGCCCAACCCTGCTTCACTGCACTACCAACTACACTAATGCGCTCATGACGGACGCATTGGCCAGAGGTTTCGACCTCCCATGGATTTATGAGGTGCGGGGGCTATTGGAGGAAACTTGGGCAGCTGGCCGAGAAAGCATCGACGCTCGGGTCGAAGCACGGCTTTCGGAACGGTTCCTCGCACTGCGCCTGCAGGAAACTCGAATGATGCACCGAGCCGATCACGTGGTGACCCTTTCCGAGGTCATGAAGACGGAGATTGTGAAGCGCGGTGTGCCTGCGGAGAAGGTGACCGTGGTGCCGAACGGTGTTGCACCCGAATTCTTCGACGAGAGGAGAATCTCGTCCGAGGTCCGAGAGGCAAATGGTCTGCCCGAAGGTGGATTCTGGGTAGGCTCGGTCTCTTCCTTGGTCGATTACGAAGGATTCGACGTTTTGCTGAGGGCCGTCGCGATTGCCCGCCAGCAGGGAACCGATCTTCGAGTCCTGTTGGCTGGGGATGGCGCATCTCGCCCCTCGCTGGAGAAACTCGCGCAAGACTTGGGGATCTCCGCTTCGGTCACTTTCACGGGAAGAGTAGGTTCCGGCACCGCCCGTGCGTATCATCGCTGTTTGGATCTTTTTTGCGTCCCCCGGACGAATGCTGAGGTGTGCCGGATGGTCACACCGCTCAAGCCGATCGAGGCATTCGCGGCGGGGACTCAAGTTCTCATGTCCGACGTGCCGCCTTTGCGGGAACTCGCAGAGGGTGCCTACGGGGTGCAGGCGAACCGGGCTCTGTTTGTCCCAGGGGCGGTGGGAGAACTGGCCGCGAAGCTCAAGGCGGCTTCAGCCGGTACTGTCTGGAGCGAGGAACTGCGTGATGCAGGCCGGAATTTTGCCTGTGAGAGAACCTGGGCCAGGAATGCGGCAACAATCGAAATGGTGTACACAGCAATGAGCAGGGCATGA
- a CDS encoding ABC transporter permease, with protein sequence MMAREFQKKLHSGEISAPWDHTPPAEESPYKELIASKKVTQVGRRPPLPRYVADIWQRRDFLLYDARARVRTQNSHHRLGSFWLIGKPILDVAFYFIVFGLLLKVDRGIDNYVAYVTVGVLMFRYSSVALTQSVGILRANRAMIHAFSFPRASLVLSFVLREALAAGPLVLAMVMMVLVVPPHVFPAWSWLLIFPLLAIQTLFNLGLAFIVSRLAFGVPDVSQAMSFLSRILMYGSGVIFPVERFISHPVVYDVMTSNPVFILLRMYRTILLDHSVPSGLDWLTVLLWGAGLTVFGLVFFWGSEEKYGRP encoded by the coding sequence ATGATGGCCAGGGAATTCCAGAAAAAGCTTCACAGTGGCGAAATCTCCGCGCCATGGGATCACACCCCGCCGGCTGAGGAATCACCATACAAGGAGCTGATTGCCTCCAAGAAGGTGACTCAGGTCGGCCGGAGACCACCCCTGCCGAGATACGTGGCCGACATCTGGCAGCGTAGGGATTTCTTGCTGTACGACGCACGCGCGAGAGTTCGTACCCAGAACAGCCACCATCGATTGGGGTCCTTCTGGCTCATCGGCAAGCCGATACTTGATGTCGCCTTTTATTTCATCGTTTTCGGTCTCTTGCTCAAGGTTGACCGCGGAATCGACAATTACGTGGCCTACGTTACGGTGGGCGTGCTGATGTTCCGGTACTCCTCCGTGGCGCTGACTCAGTCGGTCGGTATTTTGCGAGCCAACCGGGCCATGATCCACGCTTTCAGTTTTCCGCGAGCCAGCCTGGTCCTATCCTTTGTCCTCCGGGAAGCCCTAGCGGCTGGGCCATTGGTGCTGGCGATGGTGATGATGGTCCTCGTAGTCCCACCACACGTTTTTCCGGCCTGGTCTTGGCTTCTGATCTTTCCCCTGCTGGCTATCCAGACCTTGTTCAACCTCGGCTTGGCGTTCATCGTGTCCAGGTTGGCTTTTGGGGTGCCGGATGTTTCGCAAGCCATGTCCTTTTTGTCGAGGATCTTGATGTATGGCTCAGGGGTAATATTCCCGGTCGAAAGGTTCATCAGCCACCCCGTTGTGTACGACGTCATGACAAGTAACCCAGTTTTCATCCTGCTGAGGATGTATAGAACTATTTTGTTGGACCACTCTGTGCCGTCGGGACTGGATTGGCTCACCGTACTGTTGTGGGGCGCCGGATTGACCGTCTTCGGCCTTGTGTTCTTTTGGGGATCGGAGGAGAAGTATGGCCGTCCCTGA
- a CDS encoding ABC transporter ATP-binding protein: MAVPEMQQASDTSVLVSKVSLEYSAKRKHRFGKDSRPVVRALTGVSFSARSGEFIGLVGRNGSGKSSLLRTIAGVEPPTSGSVYASSQPTLIGVHAALIGDLTGSENVLLGCMAMGMTKQEATEARPSIENLAGLGPAISRPMNTYSSGMQARLRFAISRAGNPEILLIDEALSTGDASFEERSRRSMDAMLERAGTIFLVSHAAQTIEELCSRAIWLEEGTLVMDGPAEEVARRYRWFAHILAQGDRNKAIEVLANAYQEQRRQFR; encoded by the coding sequence ATGGCCGTCCCTGAAATGCAGCAGGCATCGGATACCAGCGTCCTCGTCAGCAAGGTATCTCTCGAGTATTCGGCCAAGCGCAAGCATCGATTCGGCAAGGATTCCCGGCCCGTCGTCCGCGCACTGACCGGGGTCAGCTTCAGCGCCAGATCTGGCGAATTCATCGGGCTCGTGGGGCGCAATGGATCAGGTAAGAGCTCCCTCCTGAGGACTATCGCCGGGGTCGAGCCACCCACCAGCGGATCGGTGTACGCCAGTTCCCAGCCTACGCTGATCGGCGTGCATGCAGCGTTGATCGGCGACCTGACAGGTTCGGAGAATGTTCTCCTGGGTTGCATGGCCATGGGGATGACCAAACAAGAAGCCACAGAAGCGCGCCCCTCGATCGAAAATCTGGCGGGTTTGGGACCGGCGATTTCTCGCCCGATGAATACCTATTCGTCTGGCATGCAGGCTCGGTTGCGGTTCGCCATTTCTCGGGCAGGGAACCCGGAAATCCTGCTGATCGACGAGGCACTTTCCACCGGAGACGCGTCTTTCGAAGAGCGGTCCAGGCGCTCCATGGACGCGATGCTTGAACGAGCGGGAACGATTTTTCTGGTGAGCCACGCCGCCCAAACCATCGAGGAGTTGTGTTCGCGAGCCATCTGGCTCGAGGAGGGGACTCTGGTCATGGACGGGCCAGCCGAAGAGGTGGCTCGGAGATACAGATGGTTCGCCCATATCCTCGCCCAGGGGGACAGGAACAAAGCCATCGAGGTTTTGGCCAACGCATATCAAGAACAACGCCGGCAGTTTCGGTGA
- the wecB gene encoding non-hydrolyzing UDP-N-acetylglucosamine 2-epimerase, which produces MKRIMTIYGTRPEAIKVAPVIKALEQSEQFESLAVVTGQHKEMLQQVNELFGINPVADLEVMTQNQSLNEIVAKVVSGIDQQLADHAPDAVIIQGDTSTVMGAAIAAFNRQIPVVHVEAGLRSGDIESPFPEEANRKLTTQVARLHLAPTAQSKANLLNEGVSEANIAVTGNSVIDALMKAVENSEPFTDPDLEEFAGSKRPLVLVTTHRRENLGENMVSIGRALNYLATENLDYQFVLPIHKNPKVREAVLPQIEGLENVLIIEPLNYGEFTRLIASAHFILTDSGGVQEEAPSLGKPVLVLRENTERPEAVDAGTVRLIGASYERIVEEASRLIRDQAHYDSMANAVNPYGDGKAAERTVAALESFFGLGARLPDFQPNVS; this is translated from the coding sequence ATGAAACGCATCATGACCATTTATGGGACACGCCCGGAGGCCATTAAGGTCGCCCCGGTGATCAAGGCTCTGGAGCAGTCCGAGCAGTTCGAGAGCCTGGCGGTGGTGACAGGACAACACAAAGAGATGCTTCAGCAGGTCAACGAGCTGTTCGGCATCAACCCCGTCGCCGATTTGGAAGTCATGACTCAGAATCAGTCGCTCAATGAGATCGTCGCGAAGGTCGTTTCGGGAATCGATCAGCAACTGGCAGACCATGCCCCTGACGCCGTGATTATTCAGGGTGATACTTCCACGGTGATGGGTGCGGCCATTGCGGCTTTCAACCGACAGATCCCTGTTGTACACGTCGAGGCGGGCTTGCGGTCCGGAGACATTGAATCACCGTTCCCTGAAGAGGCCAACCGCAAGCTCACGACTCAGGTAGCTCGCCTTCATCTGGCGCCGACCGCGCAGTCGAAAGCGAACCTTTTGAACGAGGGGGTGTCAGAAGCAAACATCGCGGTCACCGGCAACTCTGTGATCGACGCGTTGATGAAAGCCGTCGAGAACTCTGAGCCGTTTACCGATCCCGACCTGGAAGAATTTGCCGGATCCAAGCGTCCTCTGGTTCTGGTGACGACGCACCGTCGGGAGAATTTGGGCGAGAACATGGTCAGTATCGGTCGTGCGCTCAATTATTTGGCTACGGAAAACCTCGATTACCAGTTCGTACTTCCGATACACAAGAATCCGAAAGTTCGGGAAGCGGTTCTGCCGCAGATCGAGGGCTTGGAAAACGTTCTGATCATTGAGCCTTTGAACTATGGTGAATTCACTCGCTTGATTGCTTCAGCGCACTTCATCCTCACCGACTCGGGTGGGGTACAGGAAGAAGCTCCGAGCCTGGGCAAACCTGTACTCGTTCTGCGTGAGAACACGGAACGGCCGGAAGCCGTTGACGCCGGTACAGTGAGACTCATCGGTGCCAGCTATGAACGAATCGTTGAGGAGGCTTCCCGCCTGATCCGAGATCAGGCGCATTACGATTCGATGGCCAACGCAGTTAATCCCTACGGGGATGGCAAAGCTGCTGAGCGTACCGTTGCGGCGCTGGAATCGTTCTTCGGCTTGGGCGCCAGACTTCCGGATTTCCAGCCCAATGTGTCGTGA